Below is a genomic region from Microbacterium esteraromaticum.
GGTGCGCAAGGCATCCCTGCAGCTCCTGAAGCAGCTGCGACGAGCCGCCGGCCGCCAGCACCGCCGGGTCGACGGCGACGTGCGCGGTGAAAACGGGAGCGCCACGGGTCAGCTGCCAGACGTGCACGTCGTGCACGTCGACGACCCCGTCGTACTCCTTCAGGTGCTCTCTGATCTGCGCGGCGGACATGCCCTTCGGGGCGGATTCCGCGAGCACCGAGAAGACCTCGCGCAGCAGCGATACCGCGCGCGGCAGGATGAGCACGGCGATCAGCAGCGAGGCGATCGCATCGGCAGGCATCCACCCCGTGGTGACGATGACGACCGCCGCGACGATGACCATCGCGGAACCGATCAGATCGCCCATCACCTCGAGGTAGGCGCCTCGCACGTTGATGCTGGTCTTCTGCGCGCGGCTGAGCACCCACATCGCGATCGCGTTGGCGATCATGCCGATGACCGCGACCGTGAGCATGAGAGGACCCGCCACCTCGATCTCGCCCGGATCGATGAGCCGCTGGATGCCCTGCACCGCGACCACGACCATCAGCACGATGAGGATGATCGCGTTGATCAGGGCCCCGAACACCTCTGCGCGCTGGTAGCCGAAGGTGCGCCGGTCGTCTGCGGGGCGCGCTGCCACCGCAGTGGCGATCAGGGCGATGACGAGAGCAGACGAGTCGGTGAACATGTGCGCGGCATCGGCGAGCAGCGCCAGTGATCCCGAGAGGATCGCGCCGATCACCTGCACCACCATGACGGTGGCCGTGAGGGTCAGCGAGATCGCCAGCAGGCGCCGGTGGCCGGCGTCGCGGATCCCTCCTGGGGCGGGTGCGTGGTCGTGCATGACTCCAGGCTAGGCCGGGTCATCACGGCCGAGGGCCCTTTTCGCCTACTCGGGAACGGTAACGCTTCTCAATTGCGCGAGGCCCGGCGCTACAGAGCCGCGAGCAGCGGAATCAGCGCCTGGAAGGCCCGAGCGCGATGCGACATGGACTGCTTCTCGGCGTCGGTGAACTCGCCCACCGAGCGCTCCGACGTCGGGTCCTGCCCGTCGGGGATGAAGATGGGGTCGTATCCGAACCCGCCGGCGCCGGATGCCCGATGCGCCAGACGCCCCGGCCAGATGCCCTCGACGGTGCGCTCGGTGCCGTCGGCGGCGACCAGCGCGATGGTCGAGTGGAACTGCGCTGTGCGATGCGGGTCGGCGACGTCGCGGAGCTGGTCGAGCAGCAGCTCGAGGTTGGCCGTGGCGTCCTTCTTCTGCCCAGCCCAGTACGCCGAGAACACACCCGGAGATCCGCCGAGCACGTCGACGCAGATGCCCGAGTCGTCGGCGAGCGCCGGCATGCCCGTGTGCGCGAACGCGGCGCGCGCCTTGATCAGCGCGTTCTGCGCGAAGGTCACGCCGTCCTCGACCGGCTCGGGCCCGTCGTATCCGATGACCTCGAGGTCTGGCCGAGTGGCCGCGACGATCTGCTGGAACTCCGCGACCTTATGCGGGTTGTGCGTGGCGAGGACGACGCGCATCACTCGGCCGCCAGTGCCGCGAGCTGGTGCTCCTTCAGCGACGCGCAGCCGGCGACACCGAGTTCGAGCAGGGCATCCAGCTCCCGCTTGTCGAAGGGCGCGCCCTCGGCGGTGCCCTGCACCTCGACGAACAGCCCGCGCCCGGTCACGACGACGTTCATGTCGGTCTCTGCGCGCACGTCCTCGACGTACGCGAGGTCGAGCATCGGCTCGCCGTCGATGATGCCCACCGACACGGCGGCGACGGTGTCGAGCAGAGGCTTCGAGTTCTTGCCGATGAACTTCTTCTCACGCCCCCACTCGATGGCGTCCGCGAGGGCGACGTATGCGCCGGTGATGGCGGCGGTGCGGGTGCCGCCGTCGGCCTGCAGCACGTCGCAGTCGATGACGATGGTGTTCTCGCCGAGCGCCTTGGTGTCGACCACCGCGCGCAGCGCGCGGCCGATGAGGCGCGAGATCTCGTGGGTGCGGCCGCCGATCTTCCCCTTGACGCTCTCACGGTCGTTGCGCGAGTTGGTGGCGCGCGGAAGCATCGCGTACTCGGCGGTGACCCACCCCTTGCCCTTGCCCATCAGCCAGCGCGGCACTCCGTTGGTGAACGACGCGGTGCACAGCACCTTGGTGCCGCCGAAGCTGATCAGCGCCGAGCCCTCGGCGTGCGCGGACCAGCCGCGTTCGATCGTGATCTCGCGGAGCTGGTCGGTGCTGCGGCCGTCGGCGCGGACGATGTCTGACATGGGGTCCTCTCGGATGCGGTTGGGCTGGGGCGCAGCCGGATTCAGGGCTGCAGGTACGGCAGGTCGATCACGCCCGTCTGCACGAGCTGCACGTCTCGCACCTCGTGACCCATCAGGCGGTTGGCGAGTGCGGTGAAGTCCTCTGCGGAGGCGCCGGTCGCCTCGTACACGTAGCTGCCGACCGCGCCATGCGAGGCGAGCTGGTCGTGCTTGACGAGCTGACGGTAGACGTCGGCCGCGGTCTCGTCGTCGCTCGAGACGAGCGAGACGCCCTGCCCCATCACGTAGCTGATCGCGCCGCGCAGGAAGGGGTAGTGGGTGCACCCGAGAACGAGGGTGTCGACCTCGGCCTCGCGCAGCGGCGCGAGGTATTCCTCGGCCACGGCCAGCACCTCCGGCGTGCCCGTTATGCCGGCCTCGACGAACTCCACGAAACGCGGGCACGCCGCGGTGAACACCCGCAGGCGCTCGTTCACCTCGAGCATGTCCTGATAGGCGCGTGATCCGATGGTGCCGACCGTGCCGATCACACCCACGCGCCCGTTGCGCGTCGTCGAGACCGCGCGGCGCACAGCCGGCCCGATCACCTCGACGACGGGGACGTCGTACCGTTCGCGTGCGTCGCGCAGCACGGCGGCGGATGCCGTGTTGCAGGCGATCACGAGCATCTTGACGCCCTGGTCGACGAGCGTGTCGAGCACCTCGATGCTGTACCGTCTGACGTCGGCGATCGGCTTCGGCCCGTACGGCGAGTGCGCGGTGTCGC
It encodes:
- a CDS encoding cation diffusion facilitator family transporter encodes the protein MHDHAPAPGGIRDAGHRRLLAISLTLTATVMVVQVIGAILSGSLALLADAAHMFTDSSALVIALIATAVAARPADDRRTFGYQRAEVFGALINAIILIVLMVVVAVQGIQRLIDPGEIEVAGPLMLTVAVIGMIANAIAMWVLSRAQKTSINVRGAYLEVMGDLIGSAMVIVAAVVIVTTGWMPADAIASLLIAVLILPRAVSLLREVFSVLAESAPKGMSAAQIREHLKEYDGVVDVHDVHVWQLTRGAPVFTAHVAVDPAVLAAGGSSQLLQELQGCLAHHFDVEHSTFQLEPADHDDCEAAHA
- the rdgB gene encoding RdgB/HAM1 family non-canonical purine NTP pyrophosphatase; amino-acid sequence: MRVVLATHNPHKVAEFQQIVAATRPDLEVIGYDGPEPVEDGVTFAQNALIKARAAFAHTGMPALADDSGICVDVLGGSPGVFSAYWAGQKKDATANLELLLDQLRDVADPHRTAQFHSTIALVAADGTERTVEGIWPGRLAHRASGAGGFGYDPIFIPDGQDPTSERSVGEFTDAEKQSMSHRARAFQALIPLLAAL
- the rph gene encoding ribonuclease PH yields the protein MSDIVRADGRSTDQLREITIERGWSAHAEGSALISFGGTKVLCTASFTNGVPRWLMGKGKGWVTAEYAMLPRATNSRNDRESVKGKIGGRTHEISRLIGRALRAVVDTKALGENTIVIDCDVLQADGGTRTAAITGAYVALADAIEWGREKKFIGKNSKPLLDTVAAVSVGIIDGEPMLDLAYVEDVRAETDMNVVVTGRGLFVEVQGTAEGAPFDKRELDALLELGVAGCASLKEHQLAALAAE
- the murI gene encoding glutamate racemase; translated protein: MNDAPIGIFDSGVGGLTVARAIRAQLPQESLVYVGDTAHSPYGPKPIADVRRYSIEVLDTLVDQGVKMLVIACNTASAAVLRDARERYDVPVVEVIGPAVRRAVSTTRNGRVGVIGTVGTIGSRAYQDMLEVNERLRVFTAACPRFVEFVEAGITGTPEVLAVAEEYLAPLREAEVDTLVLGCTHYPFLRGAISYVMGQGVSLVSSDDETAADVYRQLVKHDQLASHGAVGSYVYEATGASAEDFTALANRLMGHEVRDVQLVQTGVIDLPYLQP